Proteins encoded together in one Chryseobacterium taklimakanense window:
- a CDS encoding OmpA family protein — MSLNVIDLIKGQLGPALVSQAASQYGESESGISKAISGLLPAVVGGLANNSSNSTVLDAITGASSSGLLGNLLGGSSNNSLISSVLSAIFGDKVGGLVNAVSNFAGIGSSSTNSLLNLVTGAALGSVGKYAADNNLDRSGLTSLLNDQKGIVSSLLPAGLSLASLGLGNWFGGDKTVNVDTDKVRVSSYDEPKVEVNRGGATHVNVDRNDNNDGGSIWRWLLPLLLLLLAGWFLWKQCGNKETTAVTDTTDSTAVVSDTDTATVVTGDSAAVTRTTTDIDLNGTKLKGYANGMEQQMINFLKGDGYKNAADDAALKDTWYNFDNVNFVFGKSDQITPESVGQLENLAAILKAYPDSKIKIGGYTDKKGDDKANLDLSQKRADYIKKRLTDLGVGAQVIGAEGYGEKFATVAETASDKEREADRKMSVRFAK, encoded by the coding sequence ATGTCATTAAACGTTATTGATCTTATCAAAGGTCAGTTAGGTCCTGCATTAGTTTCGCAGGCAGCTTCCCAGTACGGTGAAAGCGAATCAGGAATTTCAAAAGCTATCAGCGGTCTGCTTCCTGCTGTAGTTGGTGGTTTGGCAAACAATTCCAGCAACTCTACAGTTTTGGATGCGATCACCGGAGCATCATCAAGCGGATTATTAGGAAACCTTCTGGGTGGATCTTCTAACAATTCATTGATTTCATCAGTTTTATCAGCAATTTTCGGTGATAAAGTTGGAGGGCTTGTAAACGCGGTTTCCAACTTTGCAGGGATTGGCAGCTCATCTACAAACTCTTTGTTAAACCTTGTTACAGGTGCAGCTTTAGGTTCTGTAGGTAAATATGCAGCAGATAACAACCTTGACAGATCAGGTTTGACATCTTTGTTGAATGATCAGAAAGGTATTGTATCTTCACTTCTTCCAGCAGGTCTTTCTTTAGCTTCTCTGGGATTAGGTAACTGGTTCGGCGGTGATAAAACAGTAAATGTGGATACCGATAAAGTAAGAGTGTCTTCTTATGACGAACCAAAAGTTGAGGTGAACAGAGGCGGTGCTACGCACGTAAACGTTGACCGTAATGACAACAATGATGGTGGTTCGATCTGGAGATGGTTATTGCCGTTATTGCTTCTTTTATTAGCGGGTTGGTTCCTGTGGAAACAGTGTGGCAACAAGGAAACAACTGCGGTAACTGATACGACTGATTCTACAGCTGTAGTTTCTGATACCGATACAGCAACTGTGGTAACAGGCGATTCTGCAGCGGTTACCAGAACGACTACTGATATCGACCTTAACGGTACCAAGCTTAAAGGTTATGCAAACGGTATGGAACAGCAGATGATCAACTTCCTGAAAGGTGACGGTTACAAAAATGCTGCGGATGATGCTGCCTTGAAAGATACTTGGTATAACTTCGATAATGTAAACTTCGTTTTCGGAAAATCTGACCAGATTACGCCTGAATCGGTAGGCCAGCTTGAAAACCTTGCTGCAATTTTGAAAGCTTACCCAGATTCAAAAATCAAAATCGGCGGTTATACTGATAAAAAAGGTGACGACAAGGCAAACCTTGATCTATCTCAGAAGAGAGCAGATTACATCAAGAAAAGATTGACTGATCTCGGTGTAGGTGCACAGGTAATCGGAGCGGAAGGTTACGGTGAAAAGTTCGCAACTGTTGCTGAAACTGCTTCAGATAAAGAAAGAGAAGCTGACAGAAAAATGTCTGTAAGATTCGCAAAATAA
- the proS gene encoding proline--tRNA ligase, with the protein MAKLTSRSEDYSKWYNELVVKADLAENSGVRGCMVIKPYGYAIWEKMRDELDRMFKETGHQNAYFPIFIPKSYFEAEEKNAEGFAKECAVVTHYRLKNDPENPGKLIVDPEAKLEEELIVRPTSEAIIWSTYKNWIQSYRDLPILINQWANVVRWEMRTRLFLRTAEFLWQEGHTAHATKQEAVEETEKMLEVYADFAERFMAVPVIKGIKTPSERFAGAEETYCIEAMMQDGKALQAGTSHFLGQNFAEAFDVKFTNKEGKMEHAWATSWGVSTRLMGALIMAHSDDHGLVLPPTLAPIQVVIVPIFKGEEQLNQINEVAFELQGKLKAKGISVKYDNDDQNKPGWKFAEYELKGVPVRIAMGARDLENKTVEIARRDNLTKEVRPLENIENYIEELLKTIQNDIYNKALSFRAENITEVNSYEEFKKVLEEKGGFISAHWDGTAEEEEQIKNETKATIRCIPLDAKAEEGVSLISGRPSNRRAIFAKAY; encoded by the coding sequence ATGGCAAAGCTAACTTCAAGAAGCGAGGATTACAGCAAATGGTATAATGAGCTGGTGGTAAAGGCAGATCTTGCTGAAAATTCAGGAGTAAGAGGATGTATGGTGATCAAACCGTACGGTTACGCGATCTGGGAAAAAATGCGGGACGAGCTGGACAGGATGTTTAAGGAAACGGGTCACCAAAATGCGTATTTCCCCATCTTTATCCCGAAGAGTTACTTTGAAGCGGAAGAAAAAAATGCAGAAGGTTTTGCCAAAGAATGTGCTGTAGTCACGCATTACAGATTAAAAAATGATCCGGAAAATCCCGGAAAACTCATCGTGGATCCGGAAGCAAAGCTTGAAGAGGAACTCATCGTGCGCCCAACTTCTGAAGCAATTATCTGGAGTACTTATAAAAACTGGATTCAGTCATACAGGGATTTACCGATTTTGATTAACCAGTGGGCGAATGTCGTGCGTTGGGAAATGAGGACCAGGCTCTTCCTGAGGACCGCTGAATTTCTGTGGCAAGAAGGACATACCGCTCATGCCACAAAACAGGAAGCGGTTGAAGAAACCGAAAAAATGCTTGAAGTGTATGCGGATTTCGCAGAAAGATTTATGGCTGTTCCTGTAATTAAGGGTATTAAAACACCTTCTGAAAGATTCGCCGGCGCAGAAGAAACGTACTGTATCGAAGCGATGATGCAGGACGGAAAGGCGCTGCAGGCGGGAACTTCCCACTTCCTGGGCCAGAATTTTGCGGAAGCTTTCGATGTGAAATTTACCAATAAAGAAGGGAAAATGGAGCACGCGTGGGCCACTTCGTGGGGGGTTTCAACAAGGCTTATGGGAGCGCTGATTATGGCCCATTCCGATGATCATGGTTTGGTATTGCCGCCGACCTTAGCACCGATTCAGGTGGTCATTGTTCCGATCTTCAAAGGGGAAGAGCAGCTTAACCAAATTAACGAAGTGGCTTTTGAGCTTCAGGGCAAATTAAAGGCTAAAGGAATTTCTGTAAAATACGATAATGACGACCAGAACAAACCAGGCTGGAAATTTGCCGAGTACGAACTGAAGGGTGTTCCGGTGCGTATCGCAATGGGAGCCAGAGACCTGGAAAACAAGACGGTTGAAATCGCCAGAAGAGATAATTTAACCAAAGAAGTTCGCCCTCTGGAAAACATCGAAAATTACATTGAAGAATTATTAAAAACCATTCAGAACGATATTTATAACAAAGCACTCAGTTTCAGAGCTGAAAATATCACTGAGGTCAATTCATACGAAGAATTCAAAAAGGTGCTTGAAGAAAAAGGCGGATTCATTTCTGCCCACTGGGACGGCACAGCGGAGGAGGAAGAACAGATCAAGAACGAAACCAAAGCGACGATCCGCTGCATACCGTTAGATGCAAAAGCAGAAGAAGGAGTGTCGCTCATTTCAGGCAGGCCTTCGAACCGCAGAGCCATCTTCGCAAAAGCGTACTGA
- a CDS encoding DUF5320 domain-containing protein: protein MKKNIHPNLWGLLKSKAVLGVSAGMLMVSCGAYTGGYSETDGVYYDPNTDTLPVATEYESGNRVGETYDYKDSTSTIEKSRQNQLNKRNRYQNDNWASDNVKSSDWGTYSGSETHYNSWGYPFGYGYGFYPRYGWGGYYGMSFGWGSPWGYGYYDPFFDFGPWGYNSYFGYYPWGYSRFYGYSPYYGYYNPYGYYGYDPYFYGSPYYGSYYRAPQRKRGADGFYNGNTGRMTQPSGATIRNGNTMQRPVIIQDGTAQPRMRTGETMRTGNTQRTAPTQRQIPQQRSAPRFENRTFENRTFENRSFENRSYDSGSRSGGFSSGSSSSGSSSRGGGMRTGGGRF from the coding sequence ATGAAAAAAAATATACATCCAAATCTATGGGGACTGCTAAAATCTAAAGCAGTTTTAGGCGTTTCTGCAGGGATGCTGATGGTCTCCTGTGGGGCATATACCGGCGGCTACTCCGAAACAGACGGTGTTTACTACGATCCGAATACTGACACTTTGCCTGTGGCAACCGAATACGAAAGCGGTAACCGGGTAGGTGAAACTTATGATTACAAAGATTCAACAAGTACGATCGAAAAAAGCAGACAAAACCAGCTGAATAAAAGAAACCGTTACCAGAACGACAACTGGGCCAGTGATAACGTAAAATCTTCAGACTGGGGAACTTATTCAGGTTCTGAAACCCATTATAACAGCTGGGGTTATCCGTTCGGCTACGGTTACGGATTCTATCCAAGATACGGATGGGGCGGCTACTACGGAATGAGCTTCGGTTGGGGAAGCCCATGGGGATATGGTTATTATGATCCGTTCTTCGATTTCGGTCCTTGGGGTTATAATTCTTACTTTGGCTATTATCCGTGGGGTTATTCAAGATTCTATGGATACAGCCCTTACTATGGATATTACAATCCTTACGGCTATTATGGCTATGATCCCTATTTCTACGGAAGCCCGTATTATGGAAGTTATTACAGAGCACCACAAAGAAAAAGAGGTGCAGATGGCTTCTACAACGGCAATACCGGAAGAATGACACAGCCCAGCGGCGCTACAATCCGAAACGGCAACACCATGCAAAGGCCAGTAATCATTCAGGACGGTACCGCACAGCCAAGAATGAGAACCGGTGAAACAATGAGAACCGGCAATACGCAAAGAACTGCGCCTACACAGAGACAGATACCACAGCAAAGATCTGCGCCAAGGTTTGAAAACAGAACCTTTGAAAACAGGACTTTTGAAAACAGAAGTTTTGAGAACAGAAGCTATGACAGCGGTTCCAGATCAGGTGGATTCAGCTCCGGTTCATCTTCAAGCGGAAGCTCATCACGAGGTGGCGGCATGAGAACCGGCGGTGGCAG